Proteins encoded in a region of the Candidatus Palauibacter australiensis genome:
- a CDS encoding NifU N-terminal domain-containing protein — MTDSDIQITVEGTPNPHAAKFVLDRDIPGEGSRSYFDPESAAEDPLAARLFEVDGVRALLIVENFITVTKTTTLDWPDLLDEIEETILEALDTVP; from the coding sequence ATGACAGACTCCGACATCCAGATCACGGTTGAGGGCACTCCCAACCCGCACGCGGCGAAGTTCGTGCTTGACCGTGACATTCCTGGCGAAGGGAGCCGCAGCTATTTCGATCCCGAGTCCGCCGCCGAGGATCCGCTGGCCGCGCGTCTGTTCGAGGTGGACGGCGTCCGTGCCCTGCTCATCGTCGAGAACTTCATCACGGTGACGAAGACCACCACGCTCGACTGGCCGGACCTGCTGGACGAGATCGAGGAAACCATTCTGGAAGCGCTCGACACAGTCCCGTAA